A region of the Synechococcus sp. PCC 7502 genome:
ATCCAATTTCATAAGCCTTTTGTTTAATATCAGCAGACTGCACCATAAATTTGTTGGGAATTTGTTGGGATTAATATTGCAAAATAATTACTAATTAAGAAAAGATTTGACGAAAATACGAGTTATCTTAGATACTAGAATGTTAGGATTAATTGTGTTTTAAATCATTAGAATCAATGGCAAAAATTAAGCAACCTGTAATGTTAGAAGGTGAAGCATTACTCCAAAAAGTTAAAGAACTAGAACATTTATCTAAGGAAGAGAAAGCTAAAGCCTGTGGTTATTCTACCGTAACCAAAACAGGTAAGGATCGCATAAATTCCATGAAGTTTTTAAATGCTCTAATGGAAGCAGCTAACATTAAGCTTGATACCAAAGGTTCTACCAAAGGTGGCAGAAGTGCAAGTTATAGAGTTAGCGTTCAAAAAAATGGGAATTTATTAATTGGCTCAGCCTATACTTCACAAATGGGTTTAAATCCTGGCGATGAATTAGAAATTAGGTTAGGACGCAAACATATTCAGCTTAAGCCATTAGGTACTATTGACTCTGAAGCATGAGCGAAGTTAATTTTTCCCGAACTTAGAAATAACTATTATAAACACCGCAAACATTCTAAATATAGGAGTGACTGATGCTAAATTTTACTTAACTACTTCAACCAGCAAATTCATATAGTTATCAGATTTTAACTTTATTATATACTTATCAAATTTATGACAAAAATTATTAAAGTTAGCTGATTTGACTTCCTACGTTTTTAGTCCAAAATCACACCTGAGATAGATAGAAATTGCTCAATCAGATAAATTTGGAAAGCAATTAGGGCATTTTAGAAACTTAGCTTCACTACTTGTCTAAGAAACTAGGTCAATGCAAAAATGGGAAGATTGAACTTGGGGTGTAGTGAAATGGGGTAATATCAGCTGCTTCAGTAATTAGTATAGCGATCGCCCTAGTAAGACTCTTAATTGAATTAGCAAAATGGGCTAGATAATAAAGAAAAAATCTAGATAACCTTTATCTCTAATCTTTAAGGATGTAATTACTATGAGCATAGAGGGACTCGAACCCCCGACACCCAGGACCGGAACCTGGTGCTCTATCCACTGAGCTATATGCCCGCATCGAAATCATATCACTATTTTAGCGATGTTTGGCTCTTGATGCTAACATACCAACAGATGTACTCCCTAAGCCGCATTTATATGGTGAAAAGAATAGTTTTTGGGTTAATTTGGGTAGCCTTCGGTACCTATGCTTTTCTCTACGCACCAACCGATCAGCCTGAGACAAACACTTTAATTCAAAATTTAATCGCTGGACATATTGAAGGAATTAACCCTGCTATAGTTGCGCTTTTTAATATCATGGGAGTTATCCCTGGTATCTATGCCTGTCTTTTATTTGCTGATGGGCGGGGGCAGAAAATTCCAGCGTGGATATTTGTGATTTTATCCTTTTTTATTGGAGCATTTGGTTTACTCCCTTACCTTGCCTTGAGAAAGCCCAATCCAACTTTTATTGGTAAGCAGAACTGGCTTATTAAGGTATTTGACTCTAAATTGACAGGAATTTTGCTGGCGATCGCAGCAGCGTATTTAGTTGCCTATGGAGTATGGAAAGGTGACTGGATTGACTTTATTCACCAATTTCAAACTAATCGCTTTATCCATGTGATGAGCTTAGATTTTTGCTTGCTATGTTTACTATTTCCGTGGCTGTTGAGTGATGATATGCAGCGCCGAGGGATGGAAAATAATCAAACGTATATGCTAGTGTCGGTAGTTCCTCTGTTTGGGGTATTGAGTTATTTATGTATGCGATCGCCTTTAATTAGTTCTGAACCTAGCCAAAATCAAACCTTAGCATCTTGAGATTTAATTAATCTTATCTTTGATAGGAATGGGTTAATATATGCCTAATACACTAACTTAAGTAGCCAAAAGCTAATTAAAATGACTGACTTTACTCCCTACAAAAAACTAGGAGTCACAGAAGATGCCTCTTTCGAGGAAATTAAGGATGCGCGCGATCGCCTAATTGTGGAGCTAGATGGAGATACTCCCGCCCAAGAATTAGTTGAAGCTGCCTATGATGCCATACTTATGGATCGGCTTAAGGCTAGACAGGAGGGTAAAATTAAGGTTCCAGATCGGATTAGGTTTCCCGAAAAAAATATTACGACATCTCCAAGCATACTCCAACCCGTGGCATCTCCTGCTAAGTTGCGATGGCTGTCCGAGTCTTTAGATCGTCCTAGCCGTAAAGATTTAGTCACTTACACATGTACTTTTGCGGGATTATTAGCATTAAGTATTTTCCTGCCTGCTTCTAATAGCATTTGGATGGCAATCGCCCTGTTGGCAAGCATTTATTTTCTAAAGTCTAAGGAAAATCGGTTCTGGCGTTCTTTACTTCTGGCACTGGTGGGACTGGTTATAGGTGTATCCTTGGCAGTAGGGCTTTTACCTTTAATTATTCATGGTTTTTCCCTGTCAATTTCTACAGCAATTATCCTTTTGGTCATGTGGCTCGTCACGACTCTTCTGCGCTAAAAGCAGACTCTATATAGTTATAAAGTTGGTAAATACCAGACTTATCTATGTTCACAAGGGCAACATCAAATCGGCAATCTAAGTTAGATAGATGGGGATACTGCCCCAGAAATTCTAAGGCTGAAATATATAGCTTCTTTTGCTTAGATTTAGTAATTGCCAATGCCCCATCTTCGTCCCAGTTACCCAAACTACGGGTTTTTACTTCTACAAATATTAACCGATGGCGATCGCAGGCAACTATATCTAACTCCCCGCAAGGGCAGTACCATTGAGTTGCCAAGATTTCCCAACCTTGTGCCTTTAGGAGTTGGACGACCAAATTTTCGCCTTGATTGCCACGAATTTTAGCCGTCACCATAAGACTTGAATTACTGTGCCAACTACTAACAGCTTGCTCGTATCAGTTTCACTAGGATATGCACGCATAGCAGCTACCCTGGCATCTGCCCCATGATTAACAACACGAGATGCGATCGCATATTTACCATTGTCAACAGGAATTTCAAAACACTCATACTCATCATTGCCTCTCAGACCAAGCACTCGTGACTCGGAGAACTGAAGCGACTCTCCTTCAAGGTCGATTTCCACAAAAAGAAGCCAATCTGAAAATAT
Encoded here:
- a CDS encoding CPP1-like family protein, yielding MTDFTPYKKLGVTEDASFEEIKDARDRLIVELDGDTPAQELVEAAYDAILMDRLKARQEGKIKVPDRIRFPEKNITTSPSILQPVASPAKLRWLSESLDRPSRKDLVTYTCTFAGLLALSIFLPASNSIWMAIALLASIYFLKSKENRFWRSLLLALVGLVIGVSLAVGLLPLIIHGFSLSISTAIILLVMWLVTTLLR
- a CDS encoding YraN family protein; the encoded protein is MVTAKIRGNQGENLVVQLLKAQGWEILATQWYCPCGELDIVACDRHRLIFVEVKTRSLGNWDEDGALAITKSKQKKLYISALEFLGQYPHLSNLDCRFDVALVNIDKSGIYQLYNYIESAFSAEES
- a CDS encoding DUF2834 domain-containing protein, encoding MLTYQQMYSLSRIYMVKRIVFGLIWVAFGTYAFLYAPTDQPETNTLIQNLIAGHIEGINPAIVALFNIMGVIPGIYACLLFADGRGQKIPAWIFVILSFFIGAFGLLPYLALRKPNPTFIGKQNWLIKVFDSKLTGILLAIAAAYLVAYGVWKGDWIDFIHQFQTNRFIHVMSLDFCLLCLLFPWLLSDDMQRRGMENNQTYMLVSVVPLFGVLSYLCMRSPLISSEPSQNQTLAS
- a CDS encoding AbrB family transcriptional regulator, with product MAKIKQPVMLEGEALLQKVKELEHLSKEEKAKACGYSTVTKTGKDRINSMKFLNALMEAANIKLDTKGSTKGGRSASYRVSVQKNGNLLIGSAYTSQMGLNPGDELEIRLGRKHIQLKPLGTIDSEA